Genomic window (Equus asinus isolate D_3611 breed Donkey chromosome 13, EquAss-T2T_v2, whole genome shotgun sequence):
ggtctgtgaattaaaaagaaaacaattttttctctgaaaatacaAATCATCCTAATCACATAAAAGACATAATTTAAGAGTCggaggaaaaaaagactttttactTAACAGGTAAACTGTGTCTCCCACACACGCTTAGGAATGTTTGTTTGTAACTAGTGAGTTTTAAGAGTCGTTGCATCCCCCTTGTAGACTAACGTGAATCCACCATCGACTGAGCCGTTCGATCCACCCTCGAGTGTCCCATGACGTCTTCCCACGCTTGCTTTTCTGGATCTTTCAGTAAAGCAggtttggagaaaaagaaaggatttgaAAGAACTGTGTTGGTTCCCTAGTGAATAACTTCACAAAGCAACCCTGCTTTTCCATTCGCATGACACCTTCCCCGCCTCTCACTTCTACTTACTTTACTGATGTATTTTGGATCCTCTCCACATCTAGAATGATTTGCCTGAACTTAACCCAATCCCCTAAAACAGAAAGGTCCCCCGTGGACAGCTCAAAACACTGCTGTCTTGTAAGACCGAGCTCCCCGCTTCTCTCTCTTGCCATACTGCCCACAAGACTGTTCTGAGCTCATTCAAGTGTCCCCATGGGGCCAGGGCAGAACCTTGGGAATTCTCTTAACATAACTTAAAAATTGCATTTACCACTCGTCCTAAATGACAAGATTatgaaatcagagagaaaaatccatttttatcAATAAATGTCACATAACTTGCTCTTCTAAACACAGGAAGCATTTGTTGCTCTGCCTGATGACTGAGGAGACTGTGGGGTCCCAGAGTGCCCCCTCGAGGGGTCCCTGCTGAGCTTCACCCTGGCGAACTGAGGACTAGCGAGCTGACTGCAGGCTCGACCCAGGGGATGTGTCGCGTCAGTTAGGCGCTCGACAGACTGACTGAACACTATTAAACCAAAAGAGGGTAGCAGACAGTCTGGCTCTCCAGGACTCCAATGAGCGACTTTAAAGGAGAGATTATCATCACAGCCACTCTCCATGGAACAAAAGTCCCTGCTGTGGCTCGAGGGTACCCACAGAGCTATCGCTTCGACTTTCCAGACAGACGGAAGCCCTCAATAGAAACCGGGGGATGCAGCAGGAGTCCCAGCTTACAACACACTGGACACAATGTGGGTCTATTCAGGGGAAATACCCACAGCTTGTTCTCTCCAGCGTTGGAAGAGAAGCAGCCAGCTGCCACTTTCTTCACTCAAAACCCACAGGGATTGACAGGAGGAATtaagggctggggagaggcagggcgGGCAGATGGCTGAAGTCCAGGGGCAGCCGGGCCACCTCGCCCTCACCACCCAGCCTCGCccctgcttctgtggcctgtTCCGCTGAATTCACAAAGTTTCTTCAGCTCACACCCAACGCCACGATTGTTGCCTACCCTAAAATGAACACTTAAAAGAAGCGTGCACCATCACGACAGCACCCAGGTTTTGGAGCTTGACTTGTGACGGACATCATTCCCGATTCTGAATTCACCTTTGCTCCACCTGAGGGGGCAGACTGCCTGCTTTCTGGCCTAGACCTGAGGCTCTGGCAGAACCCCTCTGCAGTGCTGACACAATCAAAGTCTTCAGAGCAGCTCACCAGGGTCCCTGGAGAGGGCCATCCTGAGGAACCAGATCACCAGAAGCATCTCCATCCACCTCCTCCCAAACGGCATCAAGTCCTAGGAGTGGCCATGGGTTCCCATCGTGAGTGAAACCCCCCTCGCGGAATCCCAAAAAACGTTCTTCCTAAGCATTTTCTAAAATACCATTTCTCTCAAAAGGGCCCTCTGccgtgttttgccttgtgaaAAAATAGGAAAGTATGTGGAAACTCCAAAATACATAGGAGAGTTACACAAGCCTGTGGAGACGTTACTAGATGCCAAGGGTGCGAGGCGCTCGGCCAGAGACCAACCGGTGGAAGGAACCAGAACTGGGGCCATTGCTCCCAAACTCGGCCATCAGTTGACCCGACCCTCCTGAAAAGGTGAGAACAGGTgaaccttttcctttctttttttttttttttttttaagtcatcttATACTGCAGCTTGGGGTTTTTCGATATCATGAAAAAGACTGAGAGAATTCCAAGAGTTTTGGTTAAcaggaaatggaaatggaaatggaaataaaaaatggaatgGAACTCATCTCTCCACAGATTGAACCCACATGGGTGTCACAGCTTACAGAATTAGCACCACTTCGGTAGCAGTGAAGACACCCGCGACTGAAATTTCTTAAAACTCACTTTTTCCATCCCAGAGATTTTTCCACgctcttcctcagagaaactgACCAGTGGAAGaagactctcccctccccctccctttccaATTGTGGCCATTTTCCTTTTGCTCTAGTcgactttttattttctcatcaaatTGAGACTTTGGGGGAAACTATGCAGCAGCAAACTAGAAACATactccttttaaaaacaatttgaaaaattgtATAAAACCAAATTTTCTCCGTAATTCTAAGACGCCAcgacatttttttcttccctgggctgggctgagagGTATCTCTGGGTCAGACTCCTCGGGGGCCAGAATCACACGCGAGGGGAGCAGTGGCCCACCCGGACCAGGGTGGCAGAAGAGCTGGTCCAACCCCACCAGCCCGTTCAAGTCAGCACTCATCCGAGAGGTAATCGCCACCCACAAACTCCGTGGCTTCGAGCTCCACGCTGGACAGGAACCGCCTCAGCATCTTGCGACAGTTGTAATCCAGGGTGGTAGTGTAGACGGTCTTGGGGTACTTGGGGTAGACGATGGTGGTGCTGAGGAAGCGCATGGGCTTGTGGCGGGGCTCGAAGCGCACCTCCGCCTTATAGTTGCGCCACGTGCAATTGGGGATGCAGGTGACCGTCTGGCTGCAGGAGGCCACTGCCAGGCCCAGGGGCAGGTGGACATCGTCAATGAAGTGCCGCTCCGAGTCATACTTGACCGAGGAAGTGTACCTGGGTGGGAGACATATGGCGGCATGAACCCGCTCCTCTGAGCTTGGGGCACCGGAGTCCCTACTGCGACCTTGACCCTGTCGTGGGGTGCAAACCTCGAGATGACATGCGGCTACTCTAGTCAGAAGCAGCACAGAGCTGACAAAGCACTTCCTGTGTGGtcctattctaagcactttacttcCAGGATCTCATTTAATTGTCCCAACGACACCGGGAGAGGAAATCGAGGTGCAGAGGGTAAGGTCACAGCGAGGGTGGGCAGTGGGACGGGGATTTAAATGCAGCTGTGCAGTTGGCCAAGCTTACCCTGCACGCGTGGCTCCGCACTGCAGGCAGCAGCCCCTGGAATCTACGCCCATTTACTGAAGCTATGAGAGCTTGGTCAGTACTAAcattctccaagcctcagtttcctccttctgTAAAAGATGCCCGATAATAACTGGGCAGAGTGCTAACATACAGCAAGCACAGTTGGTGGAAATTACCATGTAACGAGGTGGAGTCTTCTGCTCCACTAGGGGTGAAGGGTCTCTCTGTCCCCTGCTCTTTAATGAGAGGATGAAGGAACCCAGAAATCCTGAATGCTGGCTCTGAAAGCTTGGTGATACCAAGTACTAGTACTTGGTCCACCTTGACCTTCAGACTGGAGACCCCTCAAATCCAGGGACTCCGAGATCTGACCTTATCAATCAAAGCCAATTACAACCTTCatttccataaaataaattaacattcaTGTTCCTCAGCAGCCACTTTactttttttcagtcctttgatAATTTGGgagtcaaatttttttttatgtaagCAAAGTATTAGTTCATTTTACTGCATAAGTATGGCAGCCTCACAAGTACTAAAATGTGTGCGAGCGTCACAAATAAACACGTCTAACAGCACTGCCCCCACCTGCACCCACCCACGGGTCAGGGAGCAAGAATCGGCATTCCTTCAATGAGTCGGATGGAAACGGCTCTTCTCCTTGGACGAGCAGTTAAGAGGCTGGTGGAAGCTAATGTCATGAAGTCATGTCCTCATTTTGTTCAAAAGACAAGTTCCTCAGGAATAAAGGGCTGACCTGCTCACCTCCAAACTGGGGAGCCTCCTTTGTTCCACGTCAAAGGGCCCTTTGTGTTAAGGCAACTGAAACTCCAGCTATGAAACCACCAGACACCAAAAGTAAAATTCCTTCCTCTAAACAGACACATCTTTAGCAGAGCCTCTCAGTGAATCTCTGCCCCAGATAATCCTGCATGGGATGAATTCCCAAAGGAAGAACGGGACTTGCCTGGTGAATTTACAAAGGACAGAAGCTTACAGCGCCTCGAAGCACGGGTGGGCATGGAGCGGGGGTGGGCAAGTGGGGGGAGCAGCTTCTAGAAAGAGGAATCACTTTATAACAAAATCTTAAACATCTGATGGCCGTGATACATGAAGTGCAGAAAGCAAGTTGCAGGATGTTATGTATAACATGatctcatgtttattttaaaaactgcgtCTATATGTTTAATTGGTTAGAATggagaaaaaatcagaaagagtACCAACCAAACTATGAGTAGTCTTTGGCACACTTTTGCgattaactaattttttttaataacaaacattaatttctggaataaaaaataaaataaaatcagggcCCGCTGTATTTACCTCACTTCTGTCGGCGGTAAAGGGTCAAACTCCACTCCTTCGCCAAAGGACAGGGGGCACAGCCGCGGCGAGCAGGCGGAGGCCGAGGCGTGGGGCAGAGATGCTGGATTCTGCAAGGATGGAGAATGCGGTCAGACCACAGGCCTGCGGATGTATCCCCCACAGAAGGGCCTGTCTCTGAGCCTCCAGCTGATGGGCCCAGCTGTGACTTGTGTCCCCCTCCCAGGAATAATACCAGAGAAGGGCTGACCCACAGCATGGGAAGAGCACTGGACAGGGAGCCAAGAGgtctgggttcgaatcccaggtctGTCATGAATGTGCTATGTGCCTTCACCTGGCACACCCTCTGACCTTATCTGCACACCAAGGGGGTGTCCCCTTCCACCTCGCAGGTTTTGTGAGAGGatgaaaagaggaaacaaaggcGAGCCCAGCGTCACGACCGTGGCCAGGCCCCGCGGTGGCTGCACCATCCTGCAGCAGGGCGGTGAGAAACCCTCAATGAACTGGGGCGTCACTAACCAGAACCCTCAATTATGTGCCCCCAAGCCTGTCATTGTCTCAGGAACACTTTAGAAAaggccaaaacaaaaaaattccagCAGGGATTTTTTTGCACTGAAGATGCAGTCTGACTTCCCACACTTCCTCTGCCTCTGGGGCCGCCAGGTCAACACCCAACCAAGGTGCAGGAAGCCACAAATTCAAGGCGAGGTGAACACCACAGAGTTCTCCAGGTCACCTTCACCACCCAGAAACTCGAAGAACCAGAGCACAGCATTCCCAGAGGCTAAGTGGCTTCCAGCCAGGTCACAGCTTAGACTCAGCAAGTGGCCTGAGGAAGAGCGGGCTCCATCCCACACACAGGTGCTCGCCTCCAGCTGAGTTGCCTGCAATCGGGGCTTCTGTGCTAAGCGTGAAAAGACGAACAGAGAGCAGCCCTTTGGGCTCCTGGGTTTACTGGGGAATCTGTCATGTTCTTTGCCTAATTTGAGAGAAGGATCCACACTTGGCACAGGGTGTGGAAGTGGCAGCCCGATTCCACATCCTCTGGGACAGCGAAGGAAGCAGACATTTCTAGAAGATTGGCTCTAACACTCTTATCATGTTACCAGCACACGGCGTCAAATGGGGGTGTTGAGTGGAACTACAAAAGCCAAAAGGGACCGGGGTAGGTCAGGGAGAGGTAGAGGGTCCTGAGGGTCCAGCTCCCAAAGCTGGGTGGAGAGTTTAGTAAGCCccggctgggggaggggctgtggttgAGAACCTGGGTCAGTGGATGCTGGGAGGGGTATGGTCGCTGCAGAGCTTCTGGAATTAGCCCCCAAATAGTGACAGTGGCTCTGCTCTCCCCTAGCTCTCTGGCTGCCAATCACTCCCCAACTAGGGGCACCTTCCAGGCAGTCCTGGGGGCTGCAGGATGACACAGCCACCAAGGGCACTCTCCAACAGTGGTGCTACAGCCTTCTGCCAGGTATCCACACGAACACTCTGATCTCTTGCCCCTGCCTTCTCTGATCCCCCATCTCTGCCCACCCAAGAGACACTCTCTGAGCACCCACCTTGCTCCAGGTGCAGGCCGGGGTTGGGGCAGCAGGAGTTATAATAGCCACTGGGGAAAGCAGATGAAGCCACGGACTCAAGCATGGCTCTGGGAAgcatcaaggaaggcttcccagaggaggtgacaagGTGGGTATTGAACGGCCAGCGGTGCTTTGACAGGTGGAAAAGCCCCCAGGTGTTGGGAGAAGTAGGAGGGGATGGGCTGGGAGGGAGAAGACATGTCAGGTggagggagcagcagcagaggcaccAGCATGGGTATCCGCCTGTGGTCAGGGGGTGGGGAAGATGGGGCTAGAATGGGCCAGACCCAGAGGGCACTGCAGGCCAGCTGAAGCAAGCGCTGCCTTCCCGCGGAAGCGAGAAAGTGCAGGACGGCCAGAGACGGGGTCAGTGGATCAAGAACTCCCTGAACCATGGAAGCTTCCCTGCGGGTCCCTCAGGAGCAGCCTTGCACTGACTACTTCCCCGCAGGGGAGGGCTCACCCCGCCCCCAGGGGAGGGCGCCCTGAGAGCCCCTTTGAGCTTTGCCTGGAGGCAGGATGTGGCCTCCCCGAGCTCTAGGTAAAGGCACCACCCAAGCGATTCCGCGGCAGGAGAGGCCCGGCGGagttttgtcttaaaaaaaaaattctaaaataaaataaaaggattcaTTTTTGAAAGCTTCCATCCACCTAAAGGCCTCCCacttatcatgtgccaggcaccgctTAGGTGACAGGACAAGGGGGGCCACGCAGAGGCTCATGAGGTGACCCTTCTCAAAAGGTCTCCTCCAAGGCCACGAACGCGGTCCCCAAAGGCTGGCCCCGCTGGCTTTCTGAATCGGGGAGCTCGGCCGCGTTCCCGCGCGGGGCCAGGCGCGGGGAAAGCCCctgggagccgccgccggcgggGGGAAGCCCGGGGAGGCTGGTTCCCTCTCGGCGTCCCGGGATCCCCTCCAACCCCCGTCCCCCCCCCATCCTGGGCAGGAATGTGGCCGAACCGCAGCCTGGCAGCCCCGGGGGCGCCACCCCGAagggaggcggcggcggctcgCCTCTCCCGGGGCTCCCGCGCCTCCCAGGCGATGACAATTTTCCAGCCACCGGCTCCAGCTGGCCGGGCTCTGCAGCGCTCCCGCCCCGGGCTCCCGGCGAGGGCCACGCCGTCCCGGCGGGCGGGTGGCGGCGCCGACAGCGCGCCCCGAGCGGGCCGGTACGACCGGCGGGGGGTCTCCGGGCCCGGCCACGGGGGGATGGGAGGGCAGGGCTCAGAGCGGGGCCACTCACCGGAGCCGCGGGGGTCGCCGCCGCGTCAGGCTCCAGAGCCCCGGGGGCCGGCGCGCGCTCCCCGCCGCCTGCGCCGCCCGCGGCCGCCGCAAGCCCCcagtggctggggctggggctggggggcagccCCGAGTCCGGACTGTCCAGGACGCCGTCGCCCTTCTTCTTCGTGTCCACGAGCTCGGGCACATCCTGCAGGCTCAGGCGGCCCACCATGGCTGCGcgcccgggcgggcgggcgggcgagcgagGGGCGCAGACGCGGGCCGAGCCGCTGCCCGCCGGCCGCCCTCCCTGCCCGCCGCCCGCGCGCCGCCCGGGGCTCGCCGGTCGCCGCGCTCCCCGCCCCgcctccgccccgccccggcccggcccggccggccGCCGCGCAGTCCGCAGCCCGAGCCGCGGGGCGGGCGCCAGGGGCCGCTGCGCTCCCGCCAGGCGCCGCCTGCTCCGAGCGCGCTGGTGGCGCGGGCGGGAAGGGCGCCCCTAGCCCCGGCCGGCCCCCCCGCCCCGCTCCGGGTGCGCACGGGCCCCCGCTCGCCCCGGGCCCCTGATGGCGCCTGTCTCCTCGCCGTGTCCCAGCGGACCGGCAGGCGCTAATGTCTCGAGCCCGCGCGGCCGAGGGGAGCCAGCGTCGAGCCCCGGCCTGCGGAGGCCTGGGGAGCCGGCCGAACCCAGCGAGCAAACAACTGGAAAGTATTAATAGTTAATGCGCTTCGTATGGCTCCCCCGCCTCTTGGCTCAGCCGGGCCGGCGGGCGGGCTCTCGGGctgtctctgcctctcatttCTGCCCCGGAGGAAAAGAGGGCCCACTCCGTTCATCCCCAGGGGACTCCCTGGGGGGGACACACCACTCCCTGGCCTGGGTGCCCAGCTGAGCAGGCTGTGGCCACGCCAGGCAGAGCAATTCTGCGGTGGACGCAGACTGGGCCCTCGGACAAGATGGACAAGCTCAGCAGGCTGCCCAGGGGCTGTCTGAAGGGCAGGGGGGCTCCCCGATGGGGGCCACAGCTTTTCATTCATAGGAACACCCTTCTAGAAAGCAGACTGGGGATTTCTCCCCTCCTGTTTGGTTTGACAGAGAAGCCCTAACTGAGTGGGAACTGTTTTCAGTAGCTGCCAGCAGTGGAACTCGGCTGTTCTCAAATCTATCACCCTTTCTCCCAGAGACCTCCGTGACCAACAGTCCAGGaagtccccacctcccaccagccACCCTACCCCGGGGGTTTCTGATGGGTGTTCTGCTGAGGGCCTCGAGCTGGAGCTGTGCCCAGACCGAGCTGGCAGGTGCCAGCTCTGAAGAGGAGTGGTGCCCTGGGCTAGCGACTTCCCCGGCTGAATGAGAGGTGGGCTCCATGTGTGCCCCACCATGGCAGCCCAGCCTGCGTCCTGGCAAAAACAAGGATACTTGTCCTGCTTGGGACTTGTTAAAGTCAGAATTTAGAACCGGCAGATGTTAGAGATCTGCTGGCAAAGTTGAGCCCTCCTACCCTCCCCACCCACCAATTTCAGGtaaggaaacagagaaggaacttgacttgccccaagtcacacagctggtacagGGCTGCTTGCCTTGGACCATCCCCTCCATGGAGAATAAAACTTGGTACATGCCTGTGTGCTGGGAGGTTGTTCATTCATTTAGGGCCTGTGGAAATAGATGACAAAATCAGCGGTGCACACTCCTGGATCAGCGGTTAGTGCAAGGACACACTATAAGCAGTGGGTCCTGGAGGCTGGCCCACCTATGTGGCTACAGCTCCCTACCCCTGTTGATTCTGCCATGTGCACATCCCAGGCTGCCCTCaatgagggggtggggggcatctCGGGAGGAATCGAAGTGCTTCCTGGGGTTGTGGAAAGGGCAGTCTGTTGACAGTGGGGGGACTTGGCGCCCTGGAGGGAATTTGCCCACCAGCATTCCCAGGTAGATCCTGAGAACTCCTCCCTAAGCCTGGCCAGGTTGGGAAGGTGTCTAGGAAGATGCCAATTGCTCCAAGGAGGTGGTGGCCTTCAAGGTGATCAGCCTGGAAGAGGTGGAGGATGAGGCTGAGGACGGTCAGCGTGCCAGGCCAGTGCAGCCGCTCTCTCCAGCAAAGTGTGGATGGTTGTGGAGAGCTTGGGAAGGCTCTCCACCTGGACCTGCTAAAACCCAGAGCCTGGGCGCAGCCCGGCATCGAATTTGGAAGGGCTTAGATTATCCGCATTCTGACGGAAGGTCCACAGAGACATCAAAGGTGCCAAAGTGAGCAGGGAGGTGTGAAGCTGCCAGCTTTGGAGGGTCCAGGCAGATCAAAGGCACAACGCTGAGGCACCCCTTCCTCCTTGGCACCAGGGTCATCAAGCAACTGGCCTAGGATTTCTCATGGGCGTCTCTGCCGTCACACTAGACCCAGGAAGCATCCACACGCTGACCTCCATCCTATGCAACTTCTGTCTGATCCCCAAGAACAACCTCTCCCCAACTCCAGAGGGGCACTTCTATTTAAAGGGACCCTTTAAACAGAGACCAGGCAGGGCTTCCTGAACCTAGAGCACATCCTCAGGCCTCAGGACAAGGCCAAGGAGCTCCTGGAGCATAAGCTGATCGCCCACTATGGCCTTCTTCCTTACAGAGGAGCCCAGCACAGATACACATTCAAGAAGCTGGAGGGGCTCGACGAGGAATCCTGCCTCAGGACCTGGCATCGATGGAGAAGCAGGTGGAGACCATACAGATTTCCCTGAACCACTCAGGTGCCCCCTCTCCCAATAAGCTGCACTGAAGTCTGGCCCTCTGTGGCTCCCAGAATTCTGTTGAGCTGACCAAAAGACAATGAGGAGGGACCCCAGGTTTGTCTACTTTGTCCAGACTGTCTTTGAAGAGCTCAAAGATGAGCCTAAGCCAACTGGAAGCCACGTGGGAaccaaggagaagggagggagcacCTTCGGCCTGGCCCAGGCATCCTGCCTGCACTGGCGTCTGTCACCTCATGGCCTTTCTGGTGGAGAGGAGTAGAGGTGTTTACAACAGGACCCGTCCAACTTCAACCTGCCCGTGAGCCCTCCCGGGCGGGAGAGCAGGGGCACTGCCTTTGTAGCCTCGTGGGAGCCATGGAGCTCCGTCCCTGGAAGTCGGCTGGTTCCTCAGCCCCAACGATGAGTTCACACTGCAGACCTGCTGTAGTCCTTTGCAAGAGCCCCACTACCTGGGCTCATCATTGCCCTACATCTCATTCCACATTGTTTTCCAAAGGGCGTTTCTTAAAAAAACTCTTCCCAAAGCTTGGGAAAGATAACGGATCCCACTTTTCCCCCCTCCTGGTCCGGCTTCGAAGACAGGCCTTCTTTTGAGAAGCGCCTGGAAATCAGGGGCAAGTTAACACAAAACGAAACAAGACCATGGAGCCTGCAGAGACAGTGGCCTCTTCTCAAAGCTGTCCTTTCAGCGCAGGCCATCGTCCTCCTGCCTGGATCCCAGAGACTGCTGTCCACACAGAACTTGGCTTCTGGCCTGAGGCCTTTCCCAGCAGGGTC
Coding sequences:
- the RFLNB gene encoding refilin-B, with protein sequence MVGRLSLQDVPELVDTKKKGDGVLDSPDSGLPPSPSPSHWGLAAAAGGAGGGERAPAPGALEPDAAATPAAPNPASLPHASASACSPRLCPLSFGEGVEFDPLPPTEVRYTSSVKYDSERHFIDDVHLPLGLAVASCSQTVTCIPNCTWRNYKAEVRFEPRHKPMRFLSTTIVYPKYPKTVYTTTLDYNCRKMLRRFLSSVELEATEFVGGDYLSDEC